The Sesamum indicum cultivar Zhongzhi No. 13 linkage group LG2, S_indicum_v1.0, whole genome shotgun sequence genome contains a region encoding:
- the LOC105155737 gene encoding protein PNS1 isoform X1 has translation MQIQETNGTQAEMRRDGNLLNKLFRCIFYIQFLLIAILIIFLTFRGMLSAAHNHHFHPKKWYLLVLSSTAFSGITGLLWQAFTSYNPSRTLRTTFWLSPLLTCAFGILLVIIGTPGSLAASIIALASAILQSIYACWVNPRIEHACRILTISLPYHPPKVKTTVIISIITSTLYSSFLMSGIGGATATRTKIDTLFIFLILGSLTWTMQIIKNMMQVTVSHIKYMKFACGIEVDFKAVVKSAAKYSMGSICIGSILVPVLAVIRGLARTVSLVSGDVDEFMCFCANCCSGVASRIVAYGNRWGFVHVGVYNKGIVQASMDTWDMFRRAGMEKLIDSDLTSSFCFLCGVAEGSVCGLVGGTSALFIHMSYATEVSLYAFLTGYFMNRVAMASVQASITAYYVAYAENPQSQQFDSTIPSYIRGLQRSQA, from the exons ATGCAGATACAGGAAACCAATGGTACCCAAGCAGAGATGAGGAGGGATGGAAATTTACTCAACAAGCTCTTTCGTTGCATTTTCTACATACAGTTTCTCCTAATTGCTATCCTGATAATTTTTCTCACTTTTCGTGGGATGTTGTCAGCTGCCCACAACCATCATTTCCACCCCAAGAAATGGTACCTGCTGGTCCTCTCTTCAACAGCTTTTTCAGGAATCACAGGATTGTTATGGCAAGCATTTACAAGCTATAATCCATCAAGAACTCTTAGAACTACGTTCTGGCTTAGCCCTCTTCTTACATGCGCATTTGGTATTTTACTCGTCATTATAGGCACACCGGGGAGTTTAGCAGCATCCATAATTGCACTAGCTTCTGCCATACTACAGTCCATATACGCATGTTGGGTCAATCCCAGAATCGAGCACGCCTGCAGAATACTAACAATTTCTCTTCCATATCATCCTCCAAAAGTTAAAACAACAGTAATTATATCGATCATTACAAGTACTCTTTACTCATCATTCTTGATGTCTGGCATCGGTGGAGCCACCGCTACTAGAACCAAAATCGACACTCTATTCATTTTCCTCATCCTGGGAAGCTTAACATGGACCATGCAGATTATAAAGAACATGATGCAAGTCACAGTATCACATATCAAATACATGAAATTTGCATGTGGAATAGAAGTTGATTTCAAGGCAGTAGTAAAAAGTGCAGCTAAATATTCAATGGGGAGTATTTGCATTGGCTCTATCCTTGTACCCGTTCTTGCTGTTATTCGAGGTTTAGCTCGAACGGTGAGTTTGGTCTCCGGGGATGTAGACGAGTTCATGTGCTTCTGCGCAAACTGCTGTTCAGGAGTTGCGTCGAGGATTGTAGCTTATGGAAATAGGTGGGGTTTCGTGCATGTCGGGGTGTACAATAAAGGGATTGTGCAGGCATCAATGGATACATGGGATATGTTCAGACGGGCCGGGATGGAGAAGTTGATTGATTCTGATCTCACTAGTTCATTCTGCTTCCTATGTGGGGTGGCAGAAGGATCAGTATGTGGACTAGTGGGGGGTACTTCAGCACTTTTTATTCACATGAGTTATGCAACTGAAGTGTCCTTATATGCTTTCTTAACTGGATATTTCATG AATAGGGTGGCTATGGCATCGGTTCAAGCCAGCATTACAGCATATTATGTTGCTTATGCAGAAAACCCGCAAAGCCAGCAATTTGACAGCACAATCCCATCTTATATCCGGGGTCTACAAAGATCACAAGCATAG
- the LOC105155737 gene encoding protein PNS1 isoform X2: MRRDGNLLNKLFRCIFYIQFLLIAILIIFLTFRGMLSAAHNHHFHPKKWYLLVLSSTAFSGITGLLWQAFTSYNPSRTLRTTFWLSPLLTCAFGILLVIIGTPGSLAASIIALASAILQSIYACWVNPRIEHACRILTISLPYHPPKVKTTVIISIITSTLYSSFLMSGIGGATATRTKIDTLFIFLILGSLTWTMQIIKNMMQVTVSHIKYMKFACGIEVDFKAVVKSAAKYSMGSICIGSILVPVLAVIRGLARTVSLVSGDVDEFMCFCANCCSGVASRIVAYGNRWGFVHVGVYNKGIVQASMDTWDMFRRAGMEKLIDSDLTSSFCFLCGVAEGSVCGLVGGTSALFIHMSYATEVSLYAFLTGYFMNRVAMASVQASITAYYVAYAENPQSQQFDSTIPSYIRGLQRSQA; encoded by the exons ATGAGGAGGGATGGAAATTTACTCAACAAGCTCTTTCGTTGCATTTTCTACATACAGTTTCTCCTAATTGCTATCCTGATAATTTTTCTCACTTTTCGTGGGATGTTGTCAGCTGCCCACAACCATCATTTCCACCCCAAGAAATGGTACCTGCTGGTCCTCTCTTCAACAGCTTTTTCAGGAATCACAGGATTGTTATGGCAAGCATTTACAAGCTATAATCCATCAAGAACTCTTAGAACTACGTTCTGGCTTAGCCCTCTTCTTACATGCGCATTTGGTATTTTACTCGTCATTATAGGCACACCGGGGAGTTTAGCAGCATCCATAATTGCACTAGCTTCTGCCATACTACAGTCCATATACGCATGTTGGGTCAATCCCAGAATCGAGCACGCCTGCAGAATACTAACAATTTCTCTTCCATATCATCCTCCAAAAGTTAAAACAACAGTAATTATATCGATCATTACAAGTACTCTTTACTCATCATTCTTGATGTCTGGCATCGGTGGAGCCACCGCTACTAGAACCAAAATCGACACTCTATTCATTTTCCTCATCCTGGGAAGCTTAACATGGACCATGCAGATTATAAAGAACATGATGCAAGTCACAGTATCACATATCAAATACATGAAATTTGCATGTGGAATAGAAGTTGATTTCAAGGCAGTAGTAAAAAGTGCAGCTAAATATTCAATGGGGAGTATTTGCATTGGCTCTATCCTTGTACCCGTTCTTGCTGTTATTCGAGGTTTAGCTCGAACGGTGAGTTTGGTCTCCGGGGATGTAGACGAGTTCATGTGCTTCTGCGCAAACTGCTGTTCAGGAGTTGCGTCGAGGATTGTAGCTTATGGAAATAGGTGGGGTTTCGTGCATGTCGGGGTGTACAATAAAGGGATTGTGCAGGCATCAATGGATACATGGGATATGTTCAGACGGGCCGGGATGGAGAAGTTGATTGATTCTGATCTCACTAGTTCATTCTGCTTCCTATGTGGGGTGGCAGAAGGATCAGTATGTGGACTAGTGGGGGGTACTTCAGCACTTTTTATTCACATGAGTTATGCAACTGAAGTGTCCTTATATGCTTTCTTAACTGGATATTTCATG AATAGGGTGGCTATGGCATCGGTTCAAGCCAGCATTACAGCATATTATGTTGCTTATGCAGAAAACCCGCAAAGCCAGCAATTTGACAGCACAATCCCATCTTATATCCGGGGTCTACAAAGATCACAAGCATAG
- the LOC105155739 gene encoding beta-glucuronosyltransferase GlcAT14A, producing the protein MGTKILIVSSILTSLLLLSLLYIPTKQTHPITIFRPTKTFIVPKGQPNPYNATFAYLVSASTGDTMKLKRLMLALYHPGNYYLIHMDAGAPENEHQEIARFVSSTAVFVEVGNVWIVKKGNIVTYRGPTMLATTLHAMSMLLRTAQWDWFINLSASDYPLVTQDDLIHAFSNLPKDLNFVQHTSHLGWKMNKRGKPIIIDPGLYSVNKSEIWWVIKQRSLPSAFKLYTGSAWTILSRSFAEYCIVGWDNLPRTLLLYYTNFVSSPEGYFQTLLCNSEDFKNKTVNHDLHYITWDNPPKQHPRSLGLKDYRRMILSNRPFARKFKKNDPVLTKIDRELLRRGSRQFAYGGWCSSSEDGDKCADLQGEKYGVLRPGAGARRLRILLSKLIYTQNFSKRQCT; encoded by the exons ATGGGCACCAAGATCTTGATCGTCTCCTCCATCCTAACCTCACTACTACTCCTCTCCCTCCTCTACATTCCCACCAAACAAACACACCCCATCACCATTTTCAGGCCAACCAAGACCTTCATAGTCCCCAAAGGCCAACCCAACCCATACAATGCCACATTTGCTTACTTGGTTTCCGCATCCACCGGCGACACAATGAAGCTCAAGCGCCTCATGCTTGCCCTATACCACCCTGGAAACTACTACTTGATCCACATGGATGCCGGCGCCCCCGAGAATGAGCATCAGGAGATTGCAAGATTCGTGTCCAGCACTGCTGTTTTTGTTGAGGTTGGGAATGTCTGGATTGTGAAGAAGGGCAATATTGTGACCTATAGAGGACCTACCATGCTTGCCACCACTCTCCATGCCATGTCCATGCTCTTGAGGACTGCACAATGGGATTGGTTCATCAATCTCAGTGCCTCTGACTACCCTTTAGTCACTCAAGATG ATCTGATCCATGCCTTCTCTAACTTGCCAAAAGATCTCAACTTTGTACAGCACACCAGCCACTTGGGTTGGAAAAT GAATAAAAGAGGGAAGCCAATCATAATCGACCCTGGCTTGTACAGTGTGAATAAATCTGAGATCTGGTGGGTGATTAAGCAAAGAAGCCTTCCTTCTGCTTTCAAGCTTTACACAG GTTCAGCATGGACAATCCTGTCAAGATCCTTTGCGGAGTACTGCATAGTAGGGTGGGACAATCTCCCCAGGACCCTCCTCCTCTACTACACCAACTTCGTCTCCTCTCCAGAGGGCTATTTCCAGACATTACTGTGCAACTCCGAGGACTTCAAGAACAAGACAGTCAACCATGATCTTCACTATATTACATGGGACAACCCCCCCAAGCAACATCCTAGGTCACTTGGCCTCAAAGACTACCGAAGAATGATCCTCAGCAACAGGCCCTTTGCCCGGAAATTCAAGAAGAACGATCCCGTCCTTACCAAGATTGATAGGGAGCTTCTGAGACGAGGGAGCAGGCAGTTTGCCTATGGAGGATGGTGTTCGTCGTCTGAGGATGGAGATAAGTGCGCGGATTTGCAGGGGGAGAAGTATGGGGTTTTAAGGCCTGGAGCTGGTGCCAGGAGATTGAGAATTCTGCTATCTAAGTTGATTTATACTCAGAATTTCAGTAAAAGACAATGTACATAA
- the LOC105155738 gene encoding uncharacterized protein LOC105155738, with translation MESALKIGPSSICSPPKISPSHCHLPKNSSFLPRIGYANRWSDAGSLSSSCSSTPRAVPCTAEDAHRRRSSLESLFCYDKPIPEEIIEKPIGLSLAEKDVGENPRCPSCQTNGAILCATCSGSGLYVDSILESQGIIVKVRCLGCGGTGNTMCSECGGRGHI, from the exons ATGGAAAGCGCTCTGAAAATTGGGCCTTCTTCAATTTGCTCACCGCCCAAGATTTCCCCTTCACATTGCCATTTGCCCAAGAATTCGAGCTTTCTTCCCAGAATAGGATATGCAAATCGATGGAGCGACGCCGGGTCGCTGTCTTCTTCCTGCTCTTCCACTCCTCGG GCTGTGCCATGTACTGCTGAGGATGCACACAGGCGAAGAAGTAGTCTTGAAtctcttttttgttatgatAAGCCTATTCCTGAGGAAATAATTGAGAAGCCCATCGGGTTATCTTTGGCTGAGAAAGATGTTGGAGAAAATCCTCGATGCCCAAGTTGTCAGACTAATGGAGCGATTCTTTGTGCCACTTGTTCTGGATCAGGCTTATATGTAGACTCCATCTTGGAGAGTCAAGGAATCATTGTAAAAGTGCGATGCCTAG GTTGTGGGGGAACTGGGAATACTATGTGTTCAGAATGTGGTGGCCGGGGTCACATATGA